One Rossellomorea aquimaris DNA window includes the following coding sequences:
- a CDS encoding putative hydro-lyase, producing the protein MLPSELRNRIRHGEHQSHTSGVCQDYVQTNLVVLPKEYAFDFLLFTTRNPKSCPIVEVLEAGEFESIYGKGSDIRTDIPLYHVYEHGQLVEKKTRIDDVWRDDFVTFLIGCSFTFESQLIKGEIPLRHIEKNKNVAMYKTNIETEKAGVFQGPMVVSMRPVPNHLVQKAADITSLFPKMHGAPVHIGDPTEIGIGDITRPDYGDFVGIKEGETPMFWACGVTPQAVALHAKIPFMMTHAPGHMFVMDWNNEEYLNEGK; encoded by the coding sequence ATGTTACCGTCAGAATTAAGAAACCGCATACGACACGGGGAACACCAATCCCACACGTCCGGTGTTTGCCAGGATTATGTACAGACCAATTTAGTCGTCCTGCCTAAGGAGTACGCCTTTGACTTTTTACTATTTACCACCCGGAATCCCAAATCCTGCCCGATTGTCGAAGTGCTGGAGGCCGGTGAATTCGAATCGATCTATGGGAAAGGCTCCGACATCAGAACCGATATCCCTCTCTATCACGTGTATGAACATGGTCAATTGGTAGAAAAGAAAACGCGGATCGATGATGTTTGGCGAGATGATTTCGTCACTTTTCTCATCGGGTGCAGCTTTACATTTGAAAGTCAGCTGATCAAGGGAGAGATCCCTTTGCGGCATATCGAGAAGAATAAGAATGTTGCCATGTATAAGACGAATATCGAGACGGAAAAAGCCGGCGTGTTTCAAGGTCCAATGGTCGTTTCCATGAGACCGGTCCCGAATCATCTGGTACAAAAAGCAGCGGATATCACCTCATTATTTCCTAAAATGCACGGGGCTCCTGTCCATATCGGTGACCCGACTGAAATCGGCATCGGGGACATCACCCGCCCCGATTATGGTGACTTTGTCGGCATCAAGGAGGGAGAAACCCCGATGTTTTGGGCTTGCGGCGTGACCCCTCAAGCAGTGGCCCTTCATGCAAAGATCCCCTTCATGATGACCCATGCCCCCGGTCATATGTTCGTGATGGATTGGAATAATGAAGAATATTTAAACGAAGGGAAATGA
- a CDS encoding cupin domain-containing protein has protein sequence MYNVPMTYPNQPYASPNPMSRIGEEANHPIAEILFDGIRGKAATAELYSRLAHAAPNQYHQHELLRLMEDEQRHWWQLTNLYTSLTGNQPVYQVESVPFYSYREGLQRGYEAELADYEQFRIGCLQAKHQPVYEVLANACKDEWEHARRLSVLGADEDSRMPSMDYGPAPFVVNIDEATVQNDTFRTAIWTGEHLQVTLMSIDPGEDIGLENHPNLDQFLRLEQGQGIVRMGDRQDNLTFEREVKEDFAIMIPAGTWHNLINTGDTPIKLYSIYAPPQHPRGTVHVTKADAEAAEAGRGYYFRE, from the coding sequence ATGTACAATGTTCCGATGACGTACCCAAACCAGCCTTATGCGAGTCCAAACCCCATGTCAAGAATCGGGGAGGAAGCGAATCATCCGATTGCTGAAATCCTTTTCGACGGGATCAGGGGAAAAGCAGCAACAGCCGAGCTGTACAGCCGTTTAGCCCATGCCGCTCCTAATCAATACCACCAGCATGAACTTCTACGACTGATGGAAGACGAACAGCGTCACTGGTGGCAACTGACCAATCTATATACTTCGCTTACGGGAAATCAGCCCGTTTATCAGGTGGAGAGTGTTCCGTTTTATTCTTACCGTGAGGGACTGCAGAGGGGATATGAAGCGGAATTGGCAGATTACGAACAGTTCCGGATCGGATGCCTGCAGGCCAAGCATCAACCTGTGTATGAGGTCCTCGCGAATGCGTGTAAGGATGAATGGGAGCATGCGAGGCGATTGAGTGTGTTGGGAGCGGATGAGGACAGCCGGATGCCATCCATGGACTATGGTCCAGCACCGTTTGTCGTGAATATCGACGAGGCAACGGTTCAAAATGACACGTTCCGCACCGCGATTTGGACGGGAGAGCATCTGCAGGTAACCTTGATGAGCATTGATCCGGGAGAGGATATTGGGTTGGAGAACCATCCGAACCTGGATCAATTCCTGCGCCTGGAGCAAGGACAGGGAATCGTCCGGATGGGAGATCGGCAGGATAATTTAACCTTTGAGAGAGAAGTGAAGGAAGACTTTGCGATCATGATCCCGGCAGGTACGTGGCATAATTTGATTAATACTGGTGATACACCGATTAAGCTCTATTCTATTTATGCTCCGCCTCAGCATCCTCGGGGCACGGTCCATGTGACGAAGGCGGATGCGGAGGCTGCAGAAGCAGGTCGTGGGTATTATTTTAGGGAATAG
- the mce gene encoding methylmalonyl-CoA epimerase, which translates to MKKTIDHIGVAVRNIEDTIRFYENVLGAKLIDRYRSDAKGVESEIAIMEVEGARTELLAPTNNDTSPIARFIKQKGKGVHHIAYRVDDLDAALEELKQKGIRILEDSLRINKHGRRLIYLNPADTEGTIIEYCDYPDGEKI; encoded by the coding sequence ATGAAAAAGACAATCGACCATATCGGAGTGGCTGTCAGAAACATAGAAGACACCATCCGCTTCTACGAGAATGTCCTCGGGGCAAAGCTGATCGACCGCTACAGAAGCGATGCCAAGGGTGTCGAAAGCGAAATTGCGATCATGGAGGTGGAGGGCGCCAGAACGGAATTACTTGCGCCAACGAATAATGATACTTCGCCGATCGCACGGTTCATCAAGCAAAAAGGCAAGGGCGTCCATCACATTGCCTATCGAGTGGATGACCTCGATGCCGCTCTCGAGGAGCTGAAGCAAAAGGGGATCCGCATATTGGAGGATAGTCTCCGTATCAACAAGCATGGAAGAAGATTAATTTATTTGAATCCCGCAGATACGGAAGGTACGATCATTGAGTATTGTGATTATCCGGACGGGGAAAAAATCTAG